GGCGGTTCCTACATCTCCGGCGTCCAGGCCCAGGGCGTCACGTCCGGCGGCTCCGGCGACTGCACGAGCGGCGGCACGACCTTCTACCAGCCGATCAACCCGCTGCTCAGCACGTACGGCCTGACGCTCAGGACCAGCAGCGCCGAGAGCGGCACGCCCCCCCCCGAGGACGGCGGCTCCTCGGACGGCTGGGTCGCGGGCCGGGTGTACGAGGTCGGAGCGCGGGTGACCCACGACGGCCTCTCCTACGAGTGCCTCCAGACCCACCAGGCGCAGACCGTCTGGCAGCCGGCGCTTGCTCCGGGGCTGTGGCAGCTGGTCTGAGGACGGGCCGGGCAGGCGGGTGGGCGGCCGAGGCCTGGTCGCCCTTCCGCCGTGTCAGAGCTCGGCCAGCAGGGCGTACGCCGTCGGTACGAAGGCGTCGCGGGCGCGGAAGCGGCGGGTGCACAGGGCGGCCAGCGCCGTGCCGGTGTCGGGCCGGAAGCCCAGGAAGGCCTGCTGACCGAGGGTCGCGCCACCGTGGAAGTACATCGGGCCGCGCTCCGTGGGGTGCTGGAACCAGGCCATGGTGTGCACGTGCCGGTGCCCGATCCCGCGCCGGAGCACCGGGCGGCGGACCGTGCGCAGCGCACCGGCCAGGGGCCGGCCCGACGGATCCAGGTGCGCTTCGAGGAAGGTGAGCAGGTCGTGCGGGGCGGCCCGGACGGCGCCGGCCGCCTGGAAGCCGCCGACGGTCAGAGGGGGCACGGGCGTCGTCCCGTCCTTGCGGTGGCCGGTGGCGTCGGTGTCCGGTCCGCCGGGGGTGAGCGCGGCGCCGTTCAGCCCCAGGGGGCGCAGCACGTGACCGGTGAGCAGGTCGTCCCACGGGGTGCCGGTCGCCGCCGCCAGGGCGTGTCCGAGCACGGCGACACCGAAGTTGGAGTAGTGCCAGCGGGTGCCGGGCCGGTGGTGCGGCCGGTGGCGCAGGAAGGCGTCGATCACGCGCTCGGCCGGATAGCGGGCGTAGGGGTTGGTGCGCCAGGCCGGCAGCGCGCGGACGAAGAAGTCGGCGGGCAGGGCGGGCAGTCCGGCGGTGTGGGTGATCAGATGGGCGAGGGTGACGGGGGTGCCGGGGTCCTCGCCGGATCGCCGGGCCGGGTCCAGCAGGGCGGCGGCCGGCAGGCCCGCGGACAGCGGCCCGGTCCGGGTCAGTTGGGCCAGCAGCAGGCCGGTGAAGGTCTTGGAGGCCGAGCCCAACTCGTAGCGCAGCCGGTGGCGTGGGACGGGCGGGGGCGATGCGGTGCCGCCGGTGCGCACGGTGCGGTGACCGTGCCGGGAGAGGGCGAAGACCACGTCCGGCGCGTCCACGGCGTCGACGGCCGCGTCGAGCCGCCGCCGCAGGTCCTCGCCGTCCGCCGCGTCGAGCTGCCGCAGGTCCTCGCCGTCCGCCGCGGAGGTGTCCGGCGGGGGGCCGTCGGGTGGGAGTACGTCGGTGAGGTCGGGTGGGTCGTCCGGCCAGGGTGCGGGGCGGGTCGGGGGTGCGTCGGTCGTCATGACGGTGTGCGCGCCAGCCGCGTCAGGGCGCGGGAGGTGGCCAGGACGGAGGCGAAGGCGGCGACCAGCGTCGGGTGGTAGACGACGTCGAAGACCTCGTCGGGCCCGCCCTCGGGCATCGTGCGTACGGCGGGCATCGCGCCGTCGGGCTGCTGGGCGGCGGCGAAGCCTTCCCAGGCCCGCTCGTCGAACGTGGGGTCGGGCAGGCAGGCGTCCACGACCAGCAGTTCACCGAGCAGGTCCCAGCGGCGCAGGTCGAGCCAGTCGTCCAGCCAGACCGGCAGCCAGTGTGCGAGGTA
Above is a window of Streptomyces griseorubiginosus DNA encoding:
- a CDS encoding serine hydrolase domain-containing protein is translated as MTTDAPPTRPAPWPDDPPDLTDVLPPDGPPPDTSAADGEDLRQLDAADGEDLRRRLDAAVDAVDAPDVVFALSRHGHRTVRTGGTASPPPVPRHRLRYELGSASKTFTGLLLAQLTRTGPLSAGLPAAALLDPARRSGEDPGTPVTLAHLITHTAGLPALPADFFVRALPAWRTNPYARYPAERVIDAFLRHRPHHRPGTRWHYSNFGVAVLGHALAAATGTPWDDLLTGHVLRPLGLNGAALTPGGPDTDATGHRKDGTTPVPPLTVGGFQAAGAVRAAPHDLLTFLEAHLDPSGRPLAGALRTVRRPVLRRGIGHRHVHTMAWFQHPTERGPMYFHGGATLGQQAFLGFRPDTGTALAALCTRRFRARDAFVPTAYALLAEL